In Polynucleobacter ibericus, a genomic segment contains:
- the glyS gene encoding glycine--tRNA ligase subunit beta, whose protein sequence is MSTSNSKPQSATLLIEVFTEELPPKSLRRLGDAFSEGIFAALKSAGLASESSKVTGFATPRRLAAQVTNILDQAPDFPVREKLLPTSIAFDAEGKATPPLLKKLGALGYADIDLATLEKAGEGKNEALYLNVIAKGAELEQTVQTALEQTLSKLPIAKMMHYQVLQKNGELADVQFARPAHSIIALHGGTTLSISALGVDAANQTEGHRFLAPGSVTINNADQYESDLQSKAKIIPSFNQRRAQIEAALLKAAGDDLVLMPDSLLDEVTALVEWPAIYECHFDQEFLEVPQECLILTMQTNQKYFALTDKQGRLRNRFLIVSNIETSKPDAIISGNERVVRPRLSDARFFFKQDQKRPLASRVADLGKVVYHNQLGNQLDRAKRVQGLAVGIAKKLGADEKLASRAAEIAKTDLLTDMVGEFPELQGIMGRYYATHDGENADVASACSEHYMPRFAGDELPQTQTGTILAIADKLETLVGIWGVGLAPTGDKDPYALRRHALGICRLLLEKNLSLNLPELIELARAQFPQADVQEKAKAADTYAFIIDRLRAYLRDQSIAGKAFTSAEIDAVLSQDPAQINDLIERLTALREFNALAEAAQLAAANKRISNILKKTTTAIPATCSAKLLQIPAEAKLHQALEAITPALNAAYEKRQFVELLKALVALSGPIDQFFADVMVMDPNPELRDNRLALLQQLHQKMNLVADLGKLA, encoded by the coding sequence ATGAGCACATCCAATTCAAAACCTCAATCAGCGACTTTATTGATTGAGGTATTTACCGAAGAATTACCTCCAAAATCTTTACGTCGCTTAGGTGATGCATTTAGCGAGGGCATCTTTGCAGCACTTAAATCTGCAGGTCTGGCCTCTGAGTCATCCAAAGTGACTGGCTTTGCCACGCCTCGCCGTCTAGCCGCTCAAGTCACCAACATACTAGATCAAGCGCCTGACTTTCCTGTACGTGAAAAATTACTGCCCACCAGTATTGCATTTGATGCTGAAGGTAAAGCCACTCCACCTTTGCTTAAAAAATTAGGCGCCCTTGGGTATGCAGATATCGATCTCGCTACTCTAGAAAAAGCGGGTGAAGGTAAAAATGAAGCTCTGTATCTTAATGTGATCGCTAAAGGTGCTGAGCTTGAGCAAACTGTGCAAACTGCGCTTGAGCAAACATTGAGCAAACTACCAATTGCAAAAATGATGCATTACCAAGTGCTGCAGAAAAATGGTGAATTAGCTGACGTCCAATTTGCTCGTCCAGCCCATAGTATCATTGCGCTTCATGGTGGCACCACCTTAAGTATTAGCGCTCTTGGCGTTGATGCAGCCAATCAAACTGAGGGGCATCGTTTCCTAGCACCAGGCAGTGTCACCATTAATAATGCAGATCAGTACGAATCTGACTTGCAATCTAAGGCAAAGATTATTCCCAGCTTTAATCAACGTCGTGCACAGATTGAAGCTGCCCTTTTAAAAGCTGCTGGCGATGATTTAGTGCTGATGCCAGATAGCCTTTTGGATGAAGTAACAGCGCTAGTCGAGTGGCCCGCCATCTATGAGTGTCATTTCGATCAAGAATTCTTGGAAGTGCCGCAAGAATGTTTGATTCTGACAATGCAAACGAATCAAAAGTACTTTGCATTAACGGACAAGCAAGGAAGATTGCGCAACCGCTTCTTAATTGTTTCGAACATTGAAACCAGCAAACCAGATGCCATCATTTCCGGTAACGAGCGCGTTGTGCGTCCACGCTTATCTGATGCACGTTTCTTCTTTAAGCAAGATCAAAAGCGTCCCTTAGCTTCTCGCGTGGCAGATTTAGGTAAGGTGGTCTATCACAACCAATTAGGTAATCAATTGGATCGCGCCAAGCGCGTTCAAGGGCTAGCCGTAGGCATAGCCAAGAAACTGGGCGCAGATGAGAAGTTAGCTTCACGCGCAGCTGAAATTGCCAAAACAGATTTGTTAACCGATATGGTTGGTGAGTTCCCAGAGTTACAAGGAATCATGGGTCGTTATTACGCTACTCATGATGGCGAGAATGCGGATGTCGCTAGCGCTTGCAGTGAACACTATATGCCGCGCTTTGCAGGTGATGAACTGCCCCAAACTCAAACTGGCACGATCTTAGCTATTGCTGACAAACTAGAAACTTTAGTTGGCATTTGGGGCGTTGGACTTGCACCTACCGGAGACAAAGACCCATATGCTCTGCGTCGTCATGCTTTAGGCATTTGCCGCCTACTCCTCGAAAAAAATCTTTCTCTCAATTTGCCTGAATTGATTGAGTTGGCTCGTGCGCAGTTCCCACAAGCAGATGTACAAGAAAAAGCAAAAGCAGCTGATACCTACGCTTTTATCATTGACCGCTTGCGTGCCTATTTGCGTGATCAATCGATTGCTGGCAAAGCATTTACGAGCGCGGAAATTGATGCTGTTCTCAGCCAAGACCCAGCACAAATTAATGATTTAATTGAGCGCTTAACAGCATTACGTGAATTTAATGCTCTCGCAGAAGCTGCTCAACTCGCAGCCGCTAATAAGCGTATCAGTAATATTCTCAAGAAAACGACTACTGCCATTCCTGCGACATGTTCTGCAAAATTGCTGCAAATTCCAGCAGAGGCCAAGCTACATCAAGCATTAGAGGCGATTACACCGGCACTCAATGCCGCTTATGAAAAACGTCAATTTGTAGAACTCCTAAAAGCTCTCGTGGCTTTAAGTGGCCCAATTGATCAATTCTTTGCAGATGTGATGGTGATGGACCCTAATCCTGAGTTACGCGATAACCGCTTAGCTCTCCTGCAACAACTTCACCAGAAAATGAACCTCGTTGCCGACCTCGGCAAATTAGCATGA
- the rsmA gene encoding 16S rRNA (adenine(1518)-N(6)/adenine(1519)-N(6))-dimethyltransferase RsmA, which translates to MHRARKRFGQNFLQDNGIIYSIVALINPGVDMHVIEIGPGLGALTLPLLSNLDCLDLLEIDRDLVAFWNEKNLKGLTVIEGDALKFDFVTWAQNRSTKTGLCKVVGNLPYNISSPLLFHLVAAASHIDEQVFMLQAEVVERMVAKAGSSDFSRLSVMLQARYDMELVLEVPPEAFDPQPKVNSAVVRMIPRRDFNLSDAQWGSLEKVVAAAFSQRRKMLRTNLSAFADRLSLTEIELKARAQDISVDRYIEWAKVLAS; encoded by the coding sequence ATGCATCGCGCTCGTAAACGATTTGGCCAGAACTTTCTACAAGACAACGGCATTATTTATTCTATTGTTGCGCTTATTAACCCCGGTGTTGATATGCACGTTATTGAGATTGGACCTGGTCTTGGTGCGCTAACGCTACCTTTGCTGAGTAATCTAGATTGCTTGGATCTCTTAGAGATTGACCGTGATTTAGTAGCCTTTTGGAATGAGAAAAACCTTAAAGGCCTTACTGTAATCGAGGGCGATGCTCTCAAATTTGACTTCGTGACATGGGCACAGAATCGCTCGACCAAGACTGGATTATGCAAAGTTGTCGGTAACCTGCCTTACAACATCTCTTCACCTCTTTTGTTCCATTTGGTAGCGGCGGCAAGTCATATCGATGAGCAGGTATTTATGTTGCAAGCAGAGGTTGTTGAACGGATGGTGGCTAAGGCCGGAAGTTCAGATTTCAGTCGTCTTTCAGTCATGCTTCAGGCTCGTTATGACATGGAGTTGGTGCTGGAGGTGCCACCAGAAGCATTTGATCCTCAACCTAAAGTGAACTCGGCTGTTGTACGAATGATTCCAAGAAGAGACTTCAATCTTTCAGATGCGCAATGGGGTTCTTTGGAGAAGGTAGTTGCTGCAGCCTTTTCTCAAAGAAGAAAAATGTTGCGTACCAACTTGAGTGCTTTTGCTGATAGATTAAGTTTGACCGAGATTGAACTCAAAGCAAGAGCTCAGGATATTTCCGTAGATCGCTATATCGAGTGGGCTAAAGTTCTCGCCTCATAA
- a CDS encoding lysophospholipid acyltransferase family protein: MKLIRSTLFALFLLVFTPIWSVLCMITFPFLSPENRYTFIGLWNKVVIALLKPLCGIHYEIRGMENMQAVLNERVIILSKHQSAYETIAYIALLPKQLCFVFKRELLWIPFFGWALALLKMIHINRSNKMTAALSVASQGRKRLSEGKWIMLFPEGTRTPTGSTKPYRKGGARLATATDALIIPIAHNAGRCWPKNSFIKNPGTVIFSIGPAISSTNKSAEQLQQEVEGWIEAEMRVIDPSAYKQ, translated from the coding sequence ATGAAATTGATTCGCTCCACCCTCTTTGCCCTATTTTTACTGGTATTCACGCCAATCTGGTCAGTGCTGTGCATGATCACTTTTCCATTTCTGAGTCCAGAAAACCGTTACACCTTTATTGGACTCTGGAATAAAGTCGTTATCGCTCTTTTAAAACCACTATGCGGTATCCATTATGAAATCCGCGGCATGGAAAACATGCAAGCCGTACTTAATGAACGTGTGATTATTCTCAGCAAGCATCAATCTGCTTACGAAACAATTGCATATATTGCATTACTACCCAAACAACTCTGCTTTGTCTTTAAACGTGAATTACTCTGGATCCCATTCTTTGGGTGGGCATTAGCTCTCCTCAAAATGATTCACATTAATCGCTCAAATAAGATGACCGCAGCGCTATCCGTGGCGTCACAAGGTCGTAAACGCTTAAGCGAAGGCAAGTGGATCATGCTCTTTCCAGAAGGAACGAGAACGCCTACCGGCTCAACCAAGCCTTATCGCAAAGGTGGCGCACGACTAGCGACTGCTACTGATGCCCTCATTATTCCGATCGCACACAACGCTGGGCGCTGCTGGCCAAAGAATAGTTTTATTAAAAACCCAGGCACGGTGATCTTCTCCATTGGCCCAGCAATTAGTTCGACCAATAAATCAGCAGAACAACTTCAGCAAGAAGTAGAGGGCTGGATTGAAGCTGAAATGCGGGTGATTGACCCTAGCGCCTATAAGCAATAA
- the gmhB gene encoding D-glycero-beta-D-manno-heptose 1,7-bisphosphate 7-phosphatase — protein MSNSSSKLIILDRDGVINKDSDDYVKSADEWIPLQGSLEAIALLNQAGYQIALATNQSGLSRGYFTINDLHAMHSKMDILLKPLGGRIDSIFFCPHQDAHQCDCRKPAPGMMKEIALRYKKTDSVKPLTGVPIVGDSLRDLQAGVALGASPHLVLTGKGEKTLANGKLPEGTQIHADLLAFAHALLENKV, from the coding sequence ATGAGCAACAGCTCCTCTAAATTAATCATTCTGGATCGCGATGGCGTGATCAACAAAGATAGCGATGATTATGTGAAGTCTGCTGATGAGTGGATTCCTCTTCAAGGCAGTCTAGAAGCAATTGCCCTGCTAAATCAAGCAGGCTATCAGATTGCCTTAGCAACTAACCAGTCCGGTCTTTCAAGGGGCTACTTCACAATTAACGATTTGCATGCCATGCATAGCAAAATGGATATCCTGCTCAAGCCCTTGGGCGGCCGCATTGATAGCATCTTTTTTTGCCCGCATCAGGATGCTCATCAATGTGATTGCCGTAAGCCTGCACCTGGCATGATGAAAGAAATTGCCTTGCGCTACAAAAAAACGGATAGCGTCAAGCCATTAACGGGCGTTCCGATTGTGGGAGACTCTTTGCGCGATCTCCAAGCTGGAGTGGCTTTAGGAGCATCCCCCCATTTAGTTCTCACCGGCAAGGGAGAAAAAACCCTTGCAAACGGTAAGCTACCAGAGGGAACACAAATTCATGCAGATCTCTTGGCTTTCGCTCATGCACTTTTAGAAAATAAGGTTTAG
- the glyQ gene encoding glycine--tRNA ligase subunit alpha encodes MLTFQQIILKLQDYWDQQGCALLQPIDLEVGAGTSHTATFLRAIGPEPWKAAYVQPSRRPKDGRYGENPNRLQHYYQYQVVLKPAPENILDLYLGSLAALGLDLKQNDVRFVEDDWENPTLGAWGLGWEVWLNGMEVTQFTYFQQVGGLDCKPVLGEITYGIERLAMYIQNCSNVYDLVWADGISYGDVYHQNEVEQSCYNFEHSNTDLLFANFTNYESEAKRLMEVPLALPAYEMILKAAHTFNLLDARGAISVTERAAYIGRIRNLSRAVAQAYFESREKLGFPMCQRQAKAQA; translated from the coding sequence ATGCTTACTTTTCAGCAAATCATTCTCAAACTTCAAGATTATTGGGACCAACAAGGTTGTGCCCTATTGCAACCTATCGACCTCGAGGTTGGTGCCGGTACATCTCATACCGCAACCTTCCTGCGTGCCATTGGTCCTGAGCCCTGGAAGGCGGCTTATGTGCAGCCATCCCGCCGACCAAAAGATGGTCGCTATGGTGAGAACCCAAACCGTCTGCAGCACTACTATCAATATCAGGTCGTTCTGAAACCAGCCCCTGAAAATATTCTTGATCTGTATTTAGGATCTCTCGCCGCCTTAGGTCTGGATCTAAAACAGAATGATGTGCGCTTTGTAGAAGATGACTGGGAAAACCCAACGCTTGGCGCTTGGGGTCTTGGCTGGGAAGTTTGGTTAAACGGTATGGAAGTGACTCAATTTACTTACTTCCAACAAGTAGGTGGCTTGGATTGCAAACCTGTTCTTGGCGAGATTACCTACGGTATCGAACGTTTGGCGATGTACATCCAGAACTGCTCGAATGTATATGACTTAGTTTGGGCTGATGGCATTTCTTATGGTGACGTGTATCACCAGAATGAAGTTGAGCAATCTTGCTATAACTTCGAACACTCTAATACTGATTTACTCTTTGCAAACTTCACAAATTATGAAAGTGAAGCTAAGCGCTTGATGGAAGTGCCACTGGCACTTCCCGCCTATGAAATGATTCTAAAAGCCGCGCACACATTTAATTTGCTGGATGCGCGTGGCGCTATCTCAGTAACAGAGCGTGCAGCCTATATTGGCCGCATTCGCAATCTGTCGCGCGCCGTTGCTCAAGCCTACTTTGAGTCCAGAGAGAAACTGGGCTTCCCAATGTGTCAACGTCAAGCTAAAGCGCAGGCTTAA